A DNA window from Vigna angularis cultivar LongXiaoDou No.4 chromosome 1, ASM1680809v1, whole genome shotgun sequence contains the following coding sequences:
- the LOC108320611 gene encoding telomere repeat-binding factor 2 isoform X1, whose protein sequence is MGAPKQKWTAEEEAALKAGVVKHGAGKWRTILTDPEFSAILRMRSNVDLKDKWRNINVTAIWGSRQKAKLALKRSLPAPKIDNNHMALSTVVHHDEVLDTKPLAVSGGPLQSPSFKEQISRLQNIQLVDNHILEAIVNMKEQKGSDKGAIISYMEEKYRCPPNISKLLSTKLKHMVASGKIIKEKHKYRIASSSVVSEKRRSTSLEGRSKDPSEANKNVDVNILSKSQIDEEISKVKGLTAQEAAAAAAKAVAEAEAAIAQAEAAAREAEAAEAEAEAAQVFAKAAMKALKCKMLHIWLLN, encoded by the exons ATGGGTGCTCCTAAGCAGAAATGGACTGCAGAAGAAGAAGCTGCTTTGAAAGCTGGAGTAGTCAAACATGGGGCAGGAAAATGGCGCACCATACTTACAGATCCTGAATTTAGTGCTATTTTGCGCATGCGTTCAAACGTAGATCTTAAG GATAAATGGAGGAATATAAATGTCACAGCAATATGGGGATCCCGGCAGAAGGCAAAACTTGCTCTTAAGAGGAGCCTACCTGCCCCCAAAATTGACAATAACCATATGGCTTTAAGTACTGTCGTTCATCATGATGAAGTTCTTGATACTAAGCCTTTAGCAGTTTCTGGTGGACCATTGCAATCTCCTAgttttaaagaacaaatatcaAGGTTACAGAATATTCA GTTGGTGGATAATCATATATTGGAGGCCATTGTCAACATGAAGGAGCAAAAGGGTTCTGACAAAGGTGCCATTATTTCTTACATGGAG GAAAAGTATCGGTGTCCACCAAATATCAGTAAATTACTGTCAACCAAACTGAAGCATATGGTAGCAAGTGGCAAAATAATCAAG GAGAAGCATAAATACAGGATAGCATCAAGTTCAGTTGTCTCTGAGAAAAGAAGGTCCACGTCATTGGAAGGAAGGTCCAAAGATCCTTCAGAAGCAAATAAGAATGTTGATGTCAACATCCTTTCAAAATCCCAAATTGATGAAGAGATATCAAAAGTGAAGGGCTTGACAGCTCAAGAGGCAGCTGCTGCAGCTGCAAAAGCCGTGGCAGAGGCAGAGGCTGCAATTGCACAGGCTGAGGCAGCAGCTAGGGAGGCAGAGGCTGCAGAAGCTGAAGCTGAGGCTGCCCAAGTGTTTGCAAAAGCAGCAATGAAGGCGCTAAAATGCAAAATGCTTCATATTTG GTTACTTAATTAG
- the LOC108320611 gene encoding telomere repeat-binding factor 2 isoform X2, translating into MGAPKQKWTAEEEAALKAGVVKHGAGKWRTILTDPEFSAILRMRSNVDLKDKWRNINVTAIWGSRQKAKLALKRSLPAPKIDNNHMALSTVVHHDEVLDTKPLAVSGGPLQSPSFKEQISRLQNIQLVDNHILEAIVNMKEQKGSDKGAIISYMEEKYRCPPNISKLLSTKLKHMVASGKIIKEKHKYRIASSSVVSEKRRSTSLEGRSKDPSEANKNVDVNILSKSQIDEEISKVKGLTAQEAAAAAAKAVAEAEAAIAQAEAAAREAEAAEAEAEAAQVFAKAAMKALKCKMLHI; encoded by the exons ATGGGTGCTCCTAAGCAGAAATGGACTGCAGAAGAAGAAGCTGCTTTGAAAGCTGGAGTAGTCAAACATGGGGCAGGAAAATGGCGCACCATACTTACAGATCCTGAATTTAGTGCTATTTTGCGCATGCGTTCAAACGTAGATCTTAAG GATAAATGGAGGAATATAAATGTCACAGCAATATGGGGATCCCGGCAGAAGGCAAAACTTGCTCTTAAGAGGAGCCTACCTGCCCCCAAAATTGACAATAACCATATGGCTTTAAGTACTGTCGTTCATCATGATGAAGTTCTTGATACTAAGCCTTTAGCAGTTTCTGGTGGACCATTGCAATCTCCTAgttttaaagaacaaatatcaAGGTTACAGAATATTCA GTTGGTGGATAATCATATATTGGAGGCCATTGTCAACATGAAGGAGCAAAAGGGTTCTGACAAAGGTGCCATTATTTCTTACATGGAG GAAAAGTATCGGTGTCCACCAAATATCAGTAAATTACTGTCAACCAAACTGAAGCATATGGTAGCAAGTGGCAAAATAATCAAG GAGAAGCATAAATACAGGATAGCATCAAGTTCAGTTGTCTCTGAGAAAAGAAGGTCCACGTCATTGGAAGGAAGGTCCAAAGATCCTTCAGAAGCAAATAAGAATGTTGATGTCAACATCCTTTCAAAATCCCAAATTGATGAAGAGATATCAAAAGTGAAGGGCTTGACAGCTCAAGAGGCAGCTGCTGCAGCTGCAAAAGCCGTGGCAGAGGCAGAGGCTGCAATTGCACAGGCTGAGGCAGCAGCTAGGGAGGCAGAGGCTGCAGAAGCTGAAGCTGAGGCTGCCCAAGTGTTTGCAAAAGCAGCAATGAAGGCGCTAAAATGCAAAATGCTTCATATTTG A
- the LOC108320611 gene encoding telomere repeat-binding factor 2 isoform X3 produces MGAPKQKWTAEEEAALKAGVVKHGAGKWRTILTDPEFSAILRMRSNVDLKDKWRNINVTAIWGSRQKAKLALKRSLPAPKIDNNHMALSTVVHHDEVLDTKPLAVSGGPLQSPSFKEQISRLVDNHILEAIVNMKEQKGSDKGAIISYMEEKYRCPPNISKLLSTKLKHMVASGKIIKEKHKYRIASSSVVSEKRRSTSLEGRSKDPSEANKNVDVNILSKSQIDEEISKVKGLTAQEAAAAAAKAVAEAEAAIAQAEAAAREAEAAEAEAEAAQVFAKAAMKALKCKMLHIWLLN; encoded by the exons ATGGGTGCTCCTAAGCAGAAATGGACTGCAGAAGAAGAAGCTGCTTTGAAAGCTGGAGTAGTCAAACATGGGGCAGGAAAATGGCGCACCATACTTACAGATCCTGAATTTAGTGCTATTTTGCGCATGCGTTCAAACGTAGATCTTAAG GATAAATGGAGGAATATAAATGTCACAGCAATATGGGGATCCCGGCAGAAGGCAAAACTTGCTCTTAAGAGGAGCCTACCTGCCCCCAAAATTGACAATAACCATATGGCTTTAAGTACTGTCGTTCATCATGATGAAGTTCTTGATACTAAGCCTTTAGCAGTTTCTGGTGGACCATTGCAATCTCCTAgttttaaagaacaaatatcaAG GTTGGTGGATAATCATATATTGGAGGCCATTGTCAACATGAAGGAGCAAAAGGGTTCTGACAAAGGTGCCATTATTTCTTACATGGAG GAAAAGTATCGGTGTCCACCAAATATCAGTAAATTACTGTCAACCAAACTGAAGCATATGGTAGCAAGTGGCAAAATAATCAAG GAGAAGCATAAATACAGGATAGCATCAAGTTCAGTTGTCTCTGAGAAAAGAAGGTCCACGTCATTGGAAGGAAGGTCCAAAGATCCTTCAGAAGCAAATAAGAATGTTGATGTCAACATCCTTTCAAAATCCCAAATTGATGAAGAGATATCAAAAGTGAAGGGCTTGACAGCTCAAGAGGCAGCTGCTGCAGCTGCAAAAGCCGTGGCAGAGGCAGAGGCTGCAATTGCACAGGCTGAGGCAGCAGCTAGGGAGGCAGAGGCTGCAGAAGCTGAAGCTGAGGCTGCCCAAGTGTTTGCAAAAGCAGCAATGAAGGCGCTAAAATGCAAAATGCTTCATATTTG GTTACTTAATTAG
- the LOC108345895 gene encoding pentatricopeptide repeat-containing protein At5g67570, chloroplastic isoform X1, translating into MEPLNLHLQGRPVAQFRPDTDKIRRKLIEKGVDPTPKIVHILRKREIQKHNRKLKSQPPPPLTPAEAQALEEDQHFHAIKREFRKVMEATSLKETRVVAGKPWEELQTVEFLEKARAIKEYRGGKLRRESLTELKEMFEERKMDELKWVFDADLEIDEDWFNEGHGTRGDTRKRSEGAVIKFLVDRLSDREITMRDWKFSRMMKLSGLPFTEDQLLKIVELLGFKHCWKQALSVVQWVYRYKDHRKFQSRFVYTKLLAVLGKAGRPKEALQIFKLMRENIHIYPDIAAYHSIAVTLGQAGLLKELLNIVECMRQKPKAFMHRKNWDPILEPDLVIYNAVLNACVPSKQWKGVSWVFKEIRKSGLKPNGATYGLAMEVMLESGNYDLVHEFFGKMKRSGEVPKALTYKVLVRTFWKEGKVEEAVKAIRDMERKGVIGTAGVYYELACCLCNCGRWRDAILEVDNIRSLPRAKPLEITFTGMIKSSMDGGHIDDSIQIFEYMKDHCVPNIGTINTMLKIFGQNDMFSKAKVLFEEVKAAKSESYATSGGGNSSVVPDAYTYNSMLEASASAQQWEYFEHVYREMMVSGYQLDQNKHLLLLVKASRAGKLHLLEHAFEMILEAGEIPHHLFFFELVIQAIVQHNYERAVILINTLAHAPFRVSEKQWTNLFKESEDRISHENLERLLDALGSCDVFSESTVSNLTRSLHVLCGLGTPRNFSSIIPFGSKDSVNGSGLNEKIDDDGNAPKFPTRMMIEGAEYENDIFVGSYDSATSACTHDRVNEGDNDDVMVFRPQNSDVEDGMSSQADRLECTDNLALDKSSDALDKKLWDDRSSEDDESYEDDNGEGVTKKKPTAYEILELWKELREEDGRMLQSELGHG; encoded by the exons ATGGAGCCTCTGAACCTCCATCTCCAGGGGCGCCCCGTCGCCCAATTCCGCCCAGACACCGACAAAATCCGACGCAAGCTCATTGAAAAGGGCGTCGATCCAACTCCCAAGATCGTCCACATACTCCGTAAGAGGGAAATCCAAAAGCACAACCGAAAACTGAAGTCCCAGCCCCCTCCTCCACTCACTCCCGCGGAGGCCCAAGCCTTGGAGGAAGACCAACACTTCCACGCCATCAAACGCGAATTCAGAAAAGTAATGGAAGCCACCTCTCTCAAAGAGACGCGCGTCGTGGCGGGGAAGCCCTGGGAGGAGCTTCAAACGGtcgagtttctggagaaggcgAGGGCGATCAAGGAGTACAGAGGAGGAAAGCTTAGAAGAGAGAGCTTAACGGAGCTCAAGGAAATGTTCGAGGAGCGGAAGATGGATGAACTCAAGTGGGTTTTCGACGCCGACCTCGAAATCGATGAGGATTGGTTCAACGAAGGGCATGGGACGAGGGGCGACACTCGGAAACGTAGCGAGGGTGCGGTTATCAAGTTTCTCGTTGATAG GCTGAGTGATAGGGAGATTACTATGAGGGATTGGAAGTTTTCGAGGATGATGAAGTTGTCGGGATTGCCATTTACCGAAGATCAGTTGTTGAAGATTGTCGAGCTGCTTGGTTTTAAACATTGTTGGAAGCAAGCGCTTTCTGTAGTACAGTGGGTGTACAGATATAAAGATCACAGGAAGTTCCAAAGCAG GTTTGTGTATACAAAACTTCTTGCAGTTCTTGGGAAGGCGGGAAGGCCAAAGGAGGcccttcaaattttcaaattgatGCGT GAAAACATCCATATATATCCTGATATTGCTGCATATCACAGCATTGCTGTTACGCTTGGTCAAGCTGGTCTTTTGAAAGAGTTGCTGAATATTGTGGAATGCATGAGGCAGAaacccaaagcatttatgcatCGCAAGAACTGGGATCCAATTCTTGAACCTGATCTGGTTATATACAATGCT GTGCTTAATGCTTGTGTTCCATCAAAGCAGTGGAAAGGTGTGTCATGGGTTTTTAAGGAAATTAGAAAAAGTGGTCTAAAACCTAATGGAGCAACGTATGGACTTGCAATGGAG GTAATGCTGGAGTCAGGGAATTATGACCTTGTCCATGAGTTTTTTGGAAAGATGAAGAGAAGTGGGGAAGTTCCAAAAGCCCTTACTTATAAAG TGTTGGTGAGAACCTTCTGGAAGGAAGGTAAAGTTGAAGAAGCTGTGAAAGCCATCAGGGATATGGAAAGAAAAGGGGTAATTGGAACAGCTGGTGTATATTACGAGCTTGCTTGTTGCCTTTGCAACTGTGGGAGGTGGCGAGATGCTATTCTAGAG GTTGACAATATTAGAAGTCTTCCTCGTGCCAAGCCTTTGGAGATTACTTTCACTGGCATGATTAAGTCTTCCATGGATGGTGGGCATATTGATGATTCCATACAGATATTTGAATACATGAAAGACCACTGTGTTCCTAACATAGGAACCATAAATACAATGCTGAAAATATTTGGCCAAAATGATATGTTTTCTAAAGCCAAAGTTTTGTTTGAGGAAGTTAAAGCAGCCAAATCAGAATCTTATGCCACTTCAGGGGGTGGTAATAGCTCTGTTGTTCCagatgcatacacatataactCAATGTTGGAAGCCTCAGCTAGTGCACAGCAATGGGAATACTTTGAGCATGTGTACAGAGAGATGATGGTTTCTGGCTATCAATTGGATCAAAATAAACACTTGTTATTACTTGTTAAAGCTTCAAGAGCTGGCAAG TTGCATTTACTGGAGCATGCATTTGAAATGATTCTGGAAGCTGGAGAAATTCCTcaccatcttttcttttttgaattGGTGATTCAAGCTATAGTTCAACATAATTATGAGCGAGCTGTTATCTTAATAAACACCTTGGCTCATGCACCATTCCGAGTGAGTGAAAAGCAGTGGACGAACTTGTTCAAGGAAAGTGAAGACAGAATTAGTCATGAAAATCTAGAGCGATTGTTGGATGCTCTTGGTAGTTGCGACGTTTTTTCAGAATCAACAGTCTCTAATTTAACAAGATCGTTACATGTTCTTTGTGGATTAGGTACACCTAGAAACTTCTCTAGTATAATCCCTTTTGGAAGTAAAGATTCTGTTAATGGCTCAGGTCTGAATGAAAAAATTGATGATGATGGAAATGCTCCAAAATTTCCCACAAGAATGATGATTGAAGGTGCTGAATATGAGAATGACATTTTTGTTGGTAGTTATGATTCAGCGACGTCTGCCTGTACTCATGATCGAGTCAATGAAGGAGATAATGATGATGTCATGGTTTTCAGGCCTCAAAACTCTGATGTTGAAGATGGAATGAGTTCACAAGCTGATAGGTTGGAATGCACTGATAATCTGGCACTTGACAAGTCTTCTGATGCATTGGACAAGAAGCTCTGGGATGATAGAAGCTCTGAAGATGATGAAAGCTATGAAGATGATAATGGTGAGGGAGTAACTAAGAAGAAGCCCACAGCATATGAAATATTAGAATTATGGAAAGAATTGAGAGAGGAGGATGGGAGAATGTTACAATCTGAACTTGGTCATGGCTAG
- the LOC108345895 gene encoding pentatricopeptide repeat-containing protein At5g67570, chloroplastic isoform X2 — MEPLNLHLQGRPVAQFRPDTDKIRRKLIEKGVDPTPKIVHILRKREIQKHNRKLKSQPPPPLTPAEAQALEEDQHFHAIKREFRKVMEATSLKETRVVAGKPWEELQTVEFLEKARAIKEYRGGKLRRESLTELKEMFEERKMDELKWVFDADLEIDEDWFNEGHGTRGDTRKRSEGAVIKFLVDRFVYTKLLAVLGKAGRPKEALQIFKLMRENIHIYPDIAAYHSIAVTLGQAGLLKELLNIVECMRQKPKAFMHRKNWDPILEPDLVIYNAVLNACVPSKQWKGVSWVFKEIRKSGLKPNGATYGLAMEVMLESGNYDLVHEFFGKMKRSGEVPKALTYKVLVRTFWKEGKVEEAVKAIRDMERKGVIGTAGVYYELACCLCNCGRWRDAILEVDNIRSLPRAKPLEITFTGMIKSSMDGGHIDDSIQIFEYMKDHCVPNIGTINTMLKIFGQNDMFSKAKVLFEEVKAAKSESYATSGGGNSSVVPDAYTYNSMLEASASAQQWEYFEHVYREMMVSGYQLDQNKHLLLLVKASRAGKLHLLEHAFEMILEAGEIPHHLFFFELVIQAIVQHNYERAVILINTLAHAPFRVSEKQWTNLFKESEDRISHENLERLLDALGSCDVFSESTVSNLTRSLHVLCGLGTPRNFSSIIPFGSKDSVNGSGLNEKIDDDGNAPKFPTRMMIEGAEYENDIFVGSYDSATSACTHDRVNEGDNDDVMVFRPQNSDVEDGMSSQADRLECTDNLALDKSSDALDKKLWDDRSSEDDESYEDDNGEGVTKKKPTAYEILELWKELREEDGRMLQSELGHG, encoded by the exons ATGGAGCCTCTGAACCTCCATCTCCAGGGGCGCCCCGTCGCCCAATTCCGCCCAGACACCGACAAAATCCGACGCAAGCTCATTGAAAAGGGCGTCGATCCAACTCCCAAGATCGTCCACATACTCCGTAAGAGGGAAATCCAAAAGCACAACCGAAAACTGAAGTCCCAGCCCCCTCCTCCACTCACTCCCGCGGAGGCCCAAGCCTTGGAGGAAGACCAACACTTCCACGCCATCAAACGCGAATTCAGAAAAGTAATGGAAGCCACCTCTCTCAAAGAGACGCGCGTCGTGGCGGGGAAGCCCTGGGAGGAGCTTCAAACGGtcgagtttctggagaaggcgAGGGCGATCAAGGAGTACAGAGGAGGAAAGCTTAGAAGAGAGAGCTTAACGGAGCTCAAGGAAATGTTCGAGGAGCGGAAGATGGATGAACTCAAGTGGGTTTTCGACGCCGACCTCGAAATCGATGAGGATTGGTTCAACGAAGGGCATGGGACGAGGGGCGACACTCGGAAACGTAGCGAGGGTGCGGTTATCAAGTTTCTCGTTGATAG GTTTGTGTATACAAAACTTCTTGCAGTTCTTGGGAAGGCGGGAAGGCCAAAGGAGGcccttcaaattttcaaattgatGCGT GAAAACATCCATATATATCCTGATATTGCTGCATATCACAGCATTGCTGTTACGCTTGGTCAAGCTGGTCTTTTGAAAGAGTTGCTGAATATTGTGGAATGCATGAGGCAGAaacccaaagcatttatgcatCGCAAGAACTGGGATCCAATTCTTGAACCTGATCTGGTTATATACAATGCT GTGCTTAATGCTTGTGTTCCATCAAAGCAGTGGAAAGGTGTGTCATGGGTTTTTAAGGAAATTAGAAAAAGTGGTCTAAAACCTAATGGAGCAACGTATGGACTTGCAATGGAG GTAATGCTGGAGTCAGGGAATTATGACCTTGTCCATGAGTTTTTTGGAAAGATGAAGAGAAGTGGGGAAGTTCCAAAAGCCCTTACTTATAAAG TGTTGGTGAGAACCTTCTGGAAGGAAGGTAAAGTTGAAGAAGCTGTGAAAGCCATCAGGGATATGGAAAGAAAAGGGGTAATTGGAACAGCTGGTGTATATTACGAGCTTGCTTGTTGCCTTTGCAACTGTGGGAGGTGGCGAGATGCTATTCTAGAG GTTGACAATATTAGAAGTCTTCCTCGTGCCAAGCCTTTGGAGATTACTTTCACTGGCATGATTAAGTCTTCCATGGATGGTGGGCATATTGATGATTCCATACAGATATTTGAATACATGAAAGACCACTGTGTTCCTAACATAGGAACCATAAATACAATGCTGAAAATATTTGGCCAAAATGATATGTTTTCTAAAGCCAAAGTTTTGTTTGAGGAAGTTAAAGCAGCCAAATCAGAATCTTATGCCACTTCAGGGGGTGGTAATAGCTCTGTTGTTCCagatgcatacacatataactCAATGTTGGAAGCCTCAGCTAGTGCACAGCAATGGGAATACTTTGAGCATGTGTACAGAGAGATGATGGTTTCTGGCTATCAATTGGATCAAAATAAACACTTGTTATTACTTGTTAAAGCTTCAAGAGCTGGCAAG TTGCATTTACTGGAGCATGCATTTGAAATGATTCTGGAAGCTGGAGAAATTCCTcaccatcttttcttttttgaattGGTGATTCAAGCTATAGTTCAACATAATTATGAGCGAGCTGTTATCTTAATAAACACCTTGGCTCATGCACCATTCCGAGTGAGTGAAAAGCAGTGGACGAACTTGTTCAAGGAAAGTGAAGACAGAATTAGTCATGAAAATCTAGAGCGATTGTTGGATGCTCTTGGTAGTTGCGACGTTTTTTCAGAATCAACAGTCTCTAATTTAACAAGATCGTTACATGTTCTTTGTGGATTAGGTACACCTAGAAACTTCTCTAGTATAATCCCTTTTGGAAGTAAAGATTCTGTTAATGGCTCAGGTCTGAATGAAAAAATTGATGATGATGGAAATGCTCCAAAATTTCCCACAAGAATGATGATTGAAGGTGCTGAATATGAGAATGACATTTTTGTTGGTAGTTATGATTCAGCGACGTCTGCCTGTACTCATGATCGAGTCAATGAAGGAGATAATGATGATGTCATGGTTTTCAGGCCTCAAAACTCTGATGTTGAAGATGGAATGAGTTCACAAGCTGATAGGTTGGAATGCACTGATAATCTGGCACTTGACAAGTCTTCTGATGCATTGGACAAGAAGCTCTGGGATGATAGAAGCTCTGAAGATGATGAAAGCTATGAAGATGATAATGGTGAGGGAGTAACTAAGAAGAAGCCCACAGCATATGAAATATTAGAATTATGGAAAGAATTGAGAGAGGAGGATGGGAGAATGTTACAATCTGAACTTGGTCATGGCTAG
- the LOC108345903 gene encoding ADP-ribosylation factor-like protein 8a, whose amino-acid sequence MGLWESFLNWLRSLFFKQEMELSLIGLQNAGKTSLVNVIATGGYSEDMIPTVGFNMRKVTKGNVTIKLWDLGGQPRFRSMWERYCRAVSAIVYVVDAADQDNLSISKSELHDLLSKPSLNGIPLLVLGNKIDKPGALSKEALTDQMDLKSITDREVCCFMISCKNSTNIDSVIDWLVKHSKSKS is encoded by the exons ATGGGGTTGTGGGAATCTTTTCTCAATTGGCTTCGCAG CCTCTTTTTCAAGCAGGAAATGGAATTATCTTTGATTGGACTTCAGAATGCTGGGAAGACTTCACTTGTAAATGTTATTGCT ACGGGTGGGTATAGCGAGGACATGATTCCTACT GTGGGATTCAATATGAGGAAAGTAACAAAAGGCAATGTTACAATAAAGTTATGGGATCTTGGAGGGCAACCTAGGTTCCGCAGCATGTGGGAACGCTACTGTCGTGCAGTTTCTGCTATTGT ttatgttgttgatgcTGCAGATCAAGATAACCTTAGCATATCAAAGAGTGAACTACATGATTTATTGAGTAAGCCATCATTGAATGGTATTCCTTTGTTGGTATTGGGGAACAAGATCGACAAGCCAGGGGCTCTGTCTAAAGAAGCTTTGACTGACCAAAT GGATCTGAAGTCAATTACTGATAGAGAAGTTTGCTGCTTCATGATCTCGTGCAAAAACTCGACTAACATTGACTCTGTTATCGATTGGCTTGTAAAGCACTCCAAATCAAAGAGCTAA